The following proteins come from a genomic window of Nycticebus coucang isolate mNycCou1 chromosome 11, mNycCou1.pri, whole genome shotgun sequence:
- the LOC128598460 gene encoding retinitis pigmentosa 1-like 1 protein: protein MASEDLEPSEDLEQPAVETVEDSGSEEDSEALELISSEDLDVSSEDEASEGHSRGQGEPLSEELEPISSEEEASPGDEGELSEECEEEYEEQLLSEEEHSGSELGLPLLPQSSVTGALGSFYKKAYFT from the coding sequence ATGGCCAGTGAGGACTTGGAGCCTAGTGAAGACCTAGAGCAGCCAGCAGTTGAGACGGTGGAGGACAGCGGGAGTGAAGAGGACAGTGAGGCGCTGGAGCTGATCTCCAGCGAGGACCTGGATGTCTCTAGTGAGGATGAGGCCAGCGAGGGCCACAGCCGGGGCCAGGGCGAGCCCCTCAGTGAGGAGCTGGAGCCCATCTCCAGCGAGGAGGAGGCCAGCCCTGGGGACGAGGGGGAGCTCAGCGAGGAGTGTGAGGAGGAGTATGAGGAGCAGCTGCTGAGCGAGGAGGAGCACAGTGGGTCAGAGCTGGGCCTGCCTCTCCTGCCACAGTCAAGTGTCACAGGGGCTCTGGGCTCTTTTTACAAGAAGGCTTACTTTACCTAG